Part of the Vicingaceae bacterium genome, ATTTTTGTGTTCCGGCGATAAACCAATCGATACTCATCTTACATTATTGTCCTATCTTAGATTGAAAAGTTTCCAAAAATTTTTCCCAGGGTGTGGTTTTGTAATGATCTTCCCCAAAGTATATTAAAATGGGTTCCAATTGTTGAGGCGTCATATAGCCCTGAATGGCTTGAATAATTTGGGAATTTTCATCCATATACACAATGGTAGGGTAGGCAATTCTGCCATTGACGTTGGCTATGGCATAAGTGAGTTGGTGGGTCGAATTTCTGCCAGGAGCATTTGGGTCATAGCCGGGATTGACATATGTTTGACCTTTGACAATGATGGTATCAGGGCCTTCGGCGTTGAATTTCACAGGATAATAATATTTGTTGATAAGTTCAATAATGCGTTTGTTCGTGAAAGTATTTGAATTTAACATGCGGCAGGGACCACACCAATTGGTGTAAACGTCAACCAAAATTTTTTTCGGCTTTTTATCGTTGGCCTTGATTGCCTCTTCAAAAGACATCCAACGGATACTTTCTTGTTGCGATTTAACCGGTGAAATGGTAAAAATGCAACACAAAAACGTAATGTAAGATAAAATTTTTTTCATGATGGTAAAATTATGAAAAATTATGCAGAGAAGTGACAAACAACTTTTGTACCATTTCATGATCGGGATTAAAAAATTCATACTGCCATGTAATGACGATATGTTTTTTTTCTCTATTGGGTTTTAATTTTTGTGCCAGGAAATGCAGGGTATAGGGCGTATCCGGGTATACAGGTTTTAAGAATTGCCATTGGTCGATTGATAAACCTGCTATTATGGTAGATCCTAATTTTGGTATAATCAATTCTTTGTGAGCTTTGATAAAAATATGGGGTCCACTGGCAATTAAGCGACCAAAACGGCTTTGTTGTGCCGCTGTTTTGTCGATATGGAAGGGTAAAGGGTCAAAATTTTTGGCAAAATCAATGATCTCTTCTTCACTTAAAATGATTGATTCAAAAATCCAGGGCTTTTCAACAGGAATTTTTTCCGGGTCAATACTATCGTAAACCATGCATTTTCTTGATTATAATGTTAGAAATGGCAATCATGATTAAACCGGCCAATATAGGGATTGCCGTATAAATCAGGAAAAATGTTGAAATCGAATACTTTTCCACAATTTTATCGATAAAACTGCCCGTCCAGCCTGCCAGGTAATTGGCTAACGCGGTAAATCCGAACCAAATTCCAAACATTAATCCTACTAATTTTGGCGGAGCCAGTTTTGAGACATAAGAAAGTCCCACAGGGGAAATACAAAGTTCGCCCAATGTATGAAGCCAATAGGCCAAAATGAGCCAAATCATACTGACTGAAGCTGATTCAGCCCCCCTTGGAATGGGCATACCACCATAAGCCAGTACGCCAAATCCCAGGCCGAGCAATATCAGACCAAATCCAAATTTTACCGGGCCGCTTGGATTATATTTACTTTCCCAAATTTTTGAAAATAGCGGGGCAAATGCAATAATAAAGAATGAATTTAAAATTCCGAACCATGAAGCGGGCACTTCGGTTTCATTGGATTTTACTTTTATCACGGTAGCTTTTATTTTACTTTTGATGCGTTGGGCTTCTTCTTCCTGTAAAAATTTAAATTTATCTTTTTGCTTCAATACCCAAATTTCCTGTCCGGGGGTTAATGGAATGTCGGTAATTACACTGCCTTTACCCATTTTCTTGTCATCTAAAGCATATTCAAATTCGTAGGAAGAACTGTTGAACTCTTTTAGCAGCATCCATCCTGCAATCAACCATATTATAATGAAACTGGTGGTAATAAAAAAAGAAGCGGCTTTATATTTCTGTTTAAGTGCTCCTACTAATTTAAACAACACAAAGGTTACGGCCAAAAGAGGACCTAATGTTAAAATGGTATTCGCTATAGTAAACAAAATCGCATGGTTGCCGGATAAGATTCTGTTTGTATAATTTTTGGCAAAAATGGTCATACTGCCACCGGCTTGTTCGAATGCCATCCAGAAAAAGATTGTGAAAAATGAAAAAATAAAAATAACCGTCAAACGGTCACGAATAATTTGTTTTTCTTCCGGAGTTAATTCTTTTTCAACATTGATTTGATTTGTGGATTGATTCTTTTTTCCGGGATTGGAACCGACATTGCCCAATATGCCCTGACCAAAATAAAACATCATCATCCCAAAAAACATAAAAATACCGGCTAGTCCGAAACCATAGCTCCAACCCACTTTTTCCCCAATATATCCGCACAAAAGAATTCCCAAAAATGCACCGGCATTGATACCCATATAAAAGATTGTGTAGGCAGCATCTTTTAATTTGCTTTCATCTTCACTATACAACTGTCCAACAATAGAAGAGATGTTGGGTTTGAAAAAGCCATTGCCCAGTACGAGTAATGCCAGTCCAAGATAAAAGAAAAACGGAGTTTCCAATGCCATTGACCCGTGTCCACAGGTCATCAAAAAAGCCCCTAATAACACGGCTCTTCTGAATCCCAATACCTTGTCGGCTAAAATACCGCCAATAATTGGGGTTACGTATACAAGTCCGGTATACATGGCATATAACGATAGTGCTTTTTCGTTTGTCCATTCCCATCCACCGGTGGCGGCTTCGCTTACC contains:
- a CDS encoding thioredoxin yields the protein MKKILSYITFLCCIFTISPVKSQQESIRWMSFEEAIKANDKKPKKILVDVYTNWCGPCRMLNSNTFTNKRIIELINKYYYPVKFNAEGPDTIIVKGQTYVNPGYDPNAPGRNSTHQLTYAIANVNGRIAYPTIVYMDENSQIIQAIQGYMTPQQLEPILIYFGEDHYKTTPWEKFLETFQSKIGQ
- a CDS encoding MaoC family dehydratase, whose translation is MVYDSIDPEKIPVEKPWIFESIILSEEEIIDFAKNFDPLPFHIDKTAAQQSRFGRLIASGPHIFIKAHKELIIPKLGSTIIAGLSIDQWQFLKPVYPDTPYTLHFLAQKLKPNREKKHIVITWQYEFFNPDHEMVQKLFVTSLHNFS